One Chaetodon trifascialis isolate fChaTrf1 chromosome 12, fChaTrf1.hap1, whole genome shotgun sequence DNA window includes the following coding sequences:
- the rev1 gene encoding DNA repair protein REV1, whose protein sequence is MSRDGWMRKKASTSGDNGWAERGGYMAAKVSKLDEQFKLEAPREKQKEGSCSSIFSGVSIYVNGYTDPSADELRRLMMLHGGQFHVYYSRSKTTHIIANNLPNNKIQELKGEKVIKPEWITDSIKAGRLLPYLQYQLYAKQKGPLFPGTALQQTSEIAGPSHGLLQPSLHHRLHLPQRSIQHSVLNHVQSSSSRQNNSVPHSSHSRLHQVNIQPQPVPQSSAAHLINSRPSRLASSHLNTDPRHGSPLHTYPPSNPSPTKHAHKPPHSTLLQTPHANLQHQRAGQPQPQISSTCSSAQSGCKEEELKINGLLQTSLDVTSHSKMNEMQECDKEDPLPWVVNEAPLTNGHTHLVNGALKPDEPSVDKELPECRLKSSEDKPQSPPVQFQTKPDPYEFPHSPPKQSDQSPVFLEQSFTQGANEQRPKPPPPTYQEAIKATENHLLLKQLQPSSQVDSNPEKTPLSPASRSFSHSPIRLNGSHHNAFSLNSASINTTNITTKPDPPTEKSPPPSKSSTQLLAQTGGLISEYYSHSRLHQISTWRNGFSEYVNELHSKRKAAGATSFSGKDRLRKYVAQHSADSRGASAPASVKSCILHVDMDCFFVSVGIRHRPELKGKPVAVTSNRGEGRVPRRLGANPQLEQQYYQRKYSHPQPERADEDLYKTPSQESPESHANGVDQDAAALSMAEIASCSYEARQAGVRNGMFFGKAKQLCPSLQSVPYDFEAYKEVALTMYETLAGYTHDIEALSCDEVLIDGSALLAELGISPEDLAKAIRADIKEKTGCCASVGMGSNILLARLATRKAKPDGQYFLKSEEVDDFIRDLPVTSLPGVGPVMSRKLAAMGVRSCGDLQQVSLSQLQKKFGPRTGQTLFRFCRGLDDRPVRYEKERKSVSAEMNYNIRFTRVDEAECFLTNLSMEVQKRLLDAGLRGRRVTLKVMVRKVGAPLEPAKYGGHGICDNLARTVMLAQSTDSGQLIAAAVIKLFHAMKLQVQDLRGIGIQVQLLEGSHSVHQDSTGSRTRSIKEMLLDQGLNARSSSRDAADDNTHQEKSSSAAAPGTFPLPLSSPEPVPGTSREQQTFRRTPKHSRARLNLSIEVPSPSQVDRSVLEALPAELREQVEQSWMNRDGRPSNCRSPSPHPSAPPPQPPSLKSRPNSPPRTPTSAPALYTPPVGTLVLQIPNQPDSPGIILELPNFSQVDPDVFAALPKELQEELKSAYNGVTNVQPQAKMSVELKNPLLQLKQSGVGIGVGRVKRRYKRKNAVSPVKKGPSPVKRRQVTNSPAKTLPPPMKSREPINIIKTENGPSTSTSKPDIPQTLSKFSPRPAPVLAGAHDLTDIKTLLREWVTTITEPMEEDILQVVKYCTDLIDDKDLEKLDLIIKYMKRLMQQSVESVWSMAFDFILDNVQVVVQQAYGSTLKVA, encoded by the exons ATCCGAGTGCAGATGAGCTGCGCAGGCTGATGATGCTACATGGTGGCCAGTTCCACGTATACTACTCTCGCTCCAAGACCACCCACATCATCGCCAATAATTTGCCCAACAACAAAATTCAGGAGCTCAAAGGGGAAAAGGTCATCAAGCCGGAGTGGATCACTGACAG TATCAAGGCTGGGCGTCTCCTGCCTTACCTTCAGTACCAGCTATATGCTAAACAGAAAGGCCCACTCTTCCCTGGCACGGCTCTGCAGCAGACCTCAGAGATTGCAGGGCCCAGCCATGGGCTGCTTCAGCCGAGCCTCCATCACAGACTTCACCTGCCACAGCGCAGCATTCAGCACTCTGTTCTCAACCATGTGCAGTCTTCATCCAGCCGTCAGAATAACTCCGTCCCTCACTCCAGCCACAGTCGACTTCACCAAGTCAACATCCAACCTCAGCCCGTCCCGCAAAGCTCTGCAGCTCACCTCATTAACTCCCGACCAAGTCGCCTAGCATCCAGCCACCTCAATACAGATCCCAGGCATGGAAGTCCTTTACACACCTACCCGCCGTCTAACCCAAGCCCCacaaaacacgcacacaaacccCCGCACTCTACTCTTCTTCAAACACCTCATGCTAATCTCCAGCACCAGAGAGCTGGCCAACCACAACCTCAGATCAGCTCTACTTGCAGTAGTGCCCAGAGTGGCTGCAAGGAAGAGGAATTAAAGAT AAACGGATTATTGCAGACCTCATTGGATGTGACGAGCcattcaaaaatgaatgaaatgcaagAGTGTGACAAAGAAGATCCTCTCCCATGGGTGGTGAATGAAGCACCCCTGACCAATGGACACACTCACCTTGTTAATGGTGCCTTAAAGCCAGATGAACCCTCTGTTGACAAGGAACTGCCTGAATGCAGACTGAAGAGTTCAGAAGATAAACCTCAGAGTCCTCCAGTACAGTTTCAGACCAAACCTGATCCCTATGAGTTTCCCCACAGTCCTCCAAAGCAGTCTGACCAGTCTCCTGTCTTTCTGGAGCAGTCCTTCACACAAGGAGCCAATGAGCAGAGACCTAAACCTCCACCTCCCACCTACCAGGAGGCTATAAAAGCCACTGAAAACCACCTGCTGCTAAAGCAGCTCCAGCCATCCAGTCAAGTTGATTCAAATCCTGAAAAGACTCCTCTTTCACCCGCATCTCGCTCTTTTTCTCATTCTCCAATTCGACTAAACGGAAGTCACCATAATGCCTTTTCATTGAACTCAGCCTCGATAAATACAACCAACATAACAACCAAACCGGATCCTCCCACTGAGAAGTCACCGCCACCATCGAAGtcctccacacagctgctggCACAGACGGGTGGTTTGATCTCTGAGTACTACTCTCACTCACGTTTACACCAGATCTCCACGTGGAGGAACGGCTTCTCTGAGTATGTCAATGAACTACATAGTAAAAGAAAAGCAGCCGGGGCTACCTCCTTTTCTGGAAAAGACCGACTGAGGAAATATGTGGCCCAGCACTCTGCAGACAGTCGAG GTGCGTCGGCACCCGCGAGTGTGAAGTCTTGCATTCTTCATGTGGACATGGActgtttctttgtgtctgtgggGATCCGACATCGTCCAGAGCTCAAAG GGAAGCCCGTAGCTGTGACCAGTAACCGTGGAGAGGGCAGAGTGCCCCGGAGGCTTGGGGCCAACCctcagctggagcagcagtacTACCAGAGGAAGTACAGTCATCCTCAGCCTG AGAGGGCAGATGAGGATCTATACAAAACTCCTTCTCAAGAGAGTCCTGAATCCCATGCCAACGGAGTGGACCAGGACGCTGCTGCTCTCTCAATGGCAGAGATTGCATCCTGCAGTTATGAGGCTCG GCAGGCGGGTGTGAGGAACGGAATGTTTTTTGGCAAAGCAAAACAGCTGTGTCCCTCGCTGCAGTCTGTCCCATATGATTTTGAAGCCTATAAAGAGGTGGCTCTCACCATGTATGAGACGCTGGCAGG TTACACCCATGACATTGAGGCTCTGAGCTGTGATGAAGTGTTGATAGACGGTTCTGCTCTGCTAGCCGAGTTGGGCATTAGCCCAGAAGATCTGGCCAAAGCGATCAGAGCAGACATCAAGGAGAAAACAGGATGCTGTGCTTCAGTGGGCATGG GGTCCAACATCCTGTTGGCTCGGCTGGCGACCCGTAAGGCCAAGCCAGATGGGCAGTACTTCTTAAAGTCTGAAGAAGTGGATGATTTCATCAGGGACCTGCCAGTGACCAGCCTACCAG GTGTTGGGCCTGTCATGAGCAGAAAACTGGCTGCTATGGGTGTGAGGTCATGTGGCGACCTCCAACAggtgtctctgtctcagctgcAAAAGAAGTTTGGACCCCGGACCGGACAAACACTTTTCCGCTTCTGCAGGGGGTTAGATGACCGGCCTGTCCGCTATGAGAAGGAAAGGAAGTCTGTCTCAGCGGAGATGAACTATAACATTCGCTTTACAAGG GTTGATGAGGCAGAGTGCTTCCTGACTAACTTGTCCATGGAGGTGCAGAAACGTTTACTGGATGCAGGGCTGCGTGGTCGCAGAGTTACCCTTAAGGTCATGGTTCGCAAGGTTGGAGCTCCACTGGAACCAGCTAAATATGGTGGCCACGGCATATGTGATAACCTAGCCAG gaCTGTGATGCTCGCTCAGTCTACTGACAGCGGTCAGCTGATAGCTGCAGCCGTCATCAAGCTGTTCCATGCCATGAAGTTGCAAGTTCAGGACCTGAGAGGGATCGGCATCCAGGTTCAGCTTCTTGAAGGAAGTCACTCTGTCCACCAGGACTCCACGGGCTCCCGCACGCGCTCCATCAAGGAGATGTTGCTGGACCAGGGATTAAACGCAAGATCAAGCAGCAGAG ATGCTGCTGACGACAACACACATCAGGAAAAGTCTTCCTCAGCCGCAGCCCCTGGCACCTTTCcacttcctctgtcctctccggAGCCAGTCCCAGGGacaagcagagagcagcagaccTTCAGGCGAACTCCGAAGCATTCACGAGCACGTCTCAACCTGAGTATTGAGGTCCCCTCCCCTTCACAG GTGGATCGTTCTGTGTTGGAAGCCTTGCCCGCGGAGCTGAGAGAACAAGTGGAGCAGTCGTGGATGAATCGGGATGGGAGGCCCAGTAACTGTCGGTCACCCAGTCCACATCCCTCAGCccctcctccacagcctccCTCTCTGAAGTCTCGTCCAAACTCCCCTCCTCGTACTCCTACCTCTGCTCCTGCACTGTACACTCCACCTGTTGGCACGTTGGTTCTGCAGATTCCAAACCAGCCAGACAGTCCGGGGATCATACTGGAACTACCAAACTTCTCACAG GTTGATCCGGACGTATTTGCTGCCCTTCCCAAAGAGCTCCAGGAAGAACTGAAGTCTGCCTACAATGGCGTAACAAATGTGCAACCCCAGGCAAAAATGT CAGTGGAGCTGAAGAATCCACTGTTGCAGCTAAAACAATCAGGCGTGGGAATAGGCGTCGGTCGGGTGAAGCGTCGCTACAAGAGAAAAAATGCAGTGAGTCCTGTTAAAAAAGGTCCTTCCCCTGTGAAGAGGCGTCAGGTGACCAACAGCCCAGCCAAAACCCTACCACCTCCTATGAAATCACGGGAACCAATAAACATAATAAAG ACTGAAAATGGTCCCTCCACATCGACCTCAAAACCAGACATCCCACAGACTCTGTCCAAATTCAGTCCTCGCCCTGCTCCAGTGTTGGCCGGAGCACACGACTTGACAGACATTAAAACACTCCTACGGGAATGGGTCACCACCATAACAG AACCCATGGAGGAGGACATCCTGCAGGTGGTGAAATACTGCACTGATCTGATTGACGACAAAGATCTGGAGAAGCTGGATTTGAtcataaaatatatgaaaag gCTCATGCAGCAGTCGGTGGAGTCTGTCTGGAGTATGGCTTTTGACTTCATCCTGGACAACGTGCAGGTGGTTGTGCAGCAGGCTTATGGTAGCACCCTGAAGGTAGCATGA
- the txndc9 gene encoding thioredoxin domain-containing protein 9, translating into MANQSMDIITKVLEQSAKLMEEEVDAQLSKLNEMDEDDLERLKERRLEALKKAQKQKQEWLSKGHGEYKEVPSEKDFFSEVKESKNVVCHFYRNSTFRCKILDRHLAILAKKHVETKFLKLNVEKAPFLTERLRIKVIPTLALLLDGKTKDYVVGFSDLGNTDEFPTEMLEWRLGCAGVINYSGNLMEPPTVTKRSGTKFTKVEKKTIRGRGYDSDSDSGDD; encoded by the exons ATGGCCAACCAATCAATGGATATCATAACAAAGGTTTTGGAGCAGTCAGCCaagctgatggaggaggaggtggatgcACAGTTGAGCAAACTGAATGAAATGGATGAAGATGATTTGGAAAGACTTAAGGAGAGGCGATTGGAGGCACTTAAAAAAGCCCAGAAACAGAAGCAG GAGTGGTTGTCTAAAGGCCATGGAGAGTACAAGGAAGTCCCAAGTGAGAAAGATTTTTTCAGCGAGGTCAAGGAGAGCAAGAACGTTGTCTGCCACTTCTACAGAAATTCCACCTTCAG GTGTAAGATCCTCGACAGACACTTGGCCATTTTGGCAAAGAAGCATGTTGAGACCAAGTTTCTCAAGCTGAATGTGGAAAAGGCCCCATTTCTGACCGAGAGGCTGCGGATCAAGGTTATTCCCACACTGGCCCTGCTATtagatggaaaaacaaaggaCTATGTGGTTGGATTCAGTGACCTGGGAAACACAGACGAGTTTCCCACAGAGATGCTTGAATGGAGACTCGGCTGTGCTGGTGTTATTAACTACAG TGGTAACCTGATGGAGCCTCCTACAGTGACGAAGAGGTCGGGGACAAAATTCACAAAGGTGGAGAAGAAAACCATCAGAGGGCGAGGTTACGATTCAGACTCAGATTCTGGAGATGACTGA